Sequence from the Cucurbita pepo subsp. pepo cultivar mu-cu-16 chromosome LG02, ASM280686v2, whole genome shotgun sequence genome:
tgtttttcttttcaaatattgaTTTCCTTCGATTATGTGTTGTGTTCTTTTGCATATGAAGACCCTTTCTGGCCCTGTAAGTGATCCTTCAAAGCTTCCCAAGTGGAACTACGATGGATCTAGCACTGGCCAAGCCCCAGGAGAAGACAGTGAAGTGATCCTTTAGTGAGTTCATttgtcttctctttctccataGATTTCTACAAATGATTGGATCTtgacatttcttttcttcttgttcttgttaaATGATGAATCACAGCCCACAAGCAATTTTTAGGGATCCTTTTAGGAGAGGCAACAATATTCTTGTAAGTTCTAAGTTTCCATTTGGACTCCAAGTTCCTGTCTAGTGTTCACATGTTGTATACTGATTTGGAATGGCTTGAGCTTGACAATGATAATTTTGACTGCTTAGGTTGTCTGTGATGCTTACACACCAGCCGGAGAGCCGATCCCGACGAACAAGAGACACGCCGCTGCCAAGATCTTCAGCCATCCAGATGTTGCTGCTGAAGTACCATGGtgattatcaaatttttaccTCATATTTCTGCTTATGAAAAGAAAGTGATCTTTCAACAAAAGAAATGTTGACAGGAACATTAAAAACATGTTGATATTCTGTAATAGCAGATACTTATAGTCTTAGTCTACCGTGAATGTGAATCTGTATGCTGGCTTGCTAATTTGTTTTGGAAACACAGGTATGGTATTGAGCAAGAGTACACCTTGTTGCAAAAGGACGTAAACTGGCCGATCGGGTGGCCGATTGGTGGTTTCCCCGGGCCACAGGTAATTAACACTACAAGAAATGATTAGTTGACTTGAATAGATTCAGTGAGACAGACTATATTTCTGTTTAATCAAAGATTCAAGTACAATATGATTTTGATTGTCGATAGGGACCGTACTATTGCGGTGTTGGTGCCGACAAAGCCTTCGGCCGTGACATTGTTGATGCTCATTACAAAGCTTGTTTATATGCTGGTGTTAACATTAGTGGCATCAATGGAGAAGTGATGCCAGGACAGGTATagcttcttcctttttcctgGTTCTGCCATGGTTTGATCATGATTATGTTCTTATGTTATGCTTTTTTGTGTTCCAATATAGTGGGAATTTCAAGTTGGTCCCTCCGTTGGTATATCTGCTGGGGATGAATTGTGGGTTGCTCGTTACATCTTAGAGGTAATTAAGTTCTAAAAGATTGCTCAAATGCCTATATTTTCGATACTTGTTAGTTCTTACGTTCTCAATTTTACGGAGCCGGGCGGTGAGCACAGAGCGAACTATTCTTTCGCCTTTTACTAAAGAATACCGTGTGCACGCCGCACTCACTGGCATACGCCTATTTTTGGAGGAGTTTCTTTTAACTTACGTTCTCAATTTTGTACTAACAGAGGATAACAGAGATTGCTGGAGTAGTCGTTTCTTTTGATCCAAAACCAATCCCGGTACAATCTTAAGAACCTCTTGTTCATTAGCTCTTCTTGGAGAgtacttttttttcctcctaatcattcttctttctgaATAACACCAGGGAGATTGGAATGGTGCTGGTGCTCACACGAACTACAGGTAATGAAACACAATCTTTATATCGAGTAAACCATTAACTGCGATCGAGCATCGAAAGTAACATGTTTGATCATTGTTTCTCAGTACGAAGTCAATGAGGGAAGACGGCGGTTACGAGGTGATCAAGAAAGCAATTGAGAAGTTGAAGCTCAAGCACAGAGAACACATTGCTGCATATGGAGAAGGCAACGAGCGCCGTCTCACTGGACGACACGAAACAGCCGATATCAACACATTCTCTTGGGTATATAGCATGTTCCTTTTTTCATGTCATATCGAGTTTGTTTTCGATTCGGGTATTATGATAGTcatttgaagatcaaaatgCTTACACGTTTGGAGTAATGAAATATGACAGGGTGTTGCGAATCGCGGTGCATCTGTTCGAGTAGGACGAGACACGGAGAAGGAAGGAAAGGGATATTTTGAAGACCGAAGACCAGCGTCGAACATGGATCCATATGTCGTAACTTCCATGGTTGCTGAAACCACCATCTTGTGGAAGCCATGAGGAAGAAGATTAGTTCTTCCAAATTCATAGTTTTCCTTGTTTCATCATCTTCACAGTTAATTCCTATCCTTTTGTGtacttttattgttattttactCTTCCA
This genomic interval carries:
- the LOC111788860 gene encoding glutamine synthetase cytosolic isozyme; the protein is MSALSDLVNLDLSDSTEKIIAEYIWIGGSGMDLRSKARTLSGPVSDPSKLPKWNYDGSSTGQAPGEDSEVILYPQAIFRDPFRRGNNILVVCDAYTPAGEPIPTNKRHAAAKIFSHPDVAAEVPWYGIEQEYTLLQKDVNWPIGWPIGGFPGPQGPYYCGVGADKAFGRDIVDAHYKACLYAGVNISGINGEVMPGQWEFQVGPSVGISAGDELWVARYILERITEIAGVVVSFDPKPIPGDWNGAGAHTNYSTKSMREDGGYEVIKKAIEKLKLKHREHIAAYGEGNERRLTGRHETADINTFSWGVANRGASVRVGRDTEKEGKGYFEDRRPASNMDPYVVTSMVAETTILWKP